Genomic segment of Apium graveolens cultivar Ventura chromosome 7, ASM990537v1, whole genome shotgun sequence:
AAAGCATGAGAAATTGATCCAAAGACTATCTGTCTGTCATAATGTAACCACAAAGGAAGATCACATATTAAGTGGGCTTCTTTGACGCTGTACATGACTACAGGTACACCATGCCTAACATCATTAGTTAAGGATTTACTTGTCATCGTCCCACAATAACCCTTCCTTAGAAGATGAAGATACCAGCAAAACTGAATTTTCAGTTCAGGTATCCACTACTTGAATAACGAACAATCTTTTTTAAAAGAATGATGTCTCAAAATGACCTATAATACAACAAACAATCTTCCAGCTGTGAAGAAAGAAGTCCTGACATCACCTCTAGAATAACAAACTATACTATCTACTTGGAATTGCGTCGATGACCGGCCAAATGTCTTCGCCATTCATGTATCGGAACCTGCAGTATTTTAGAGATTTATCAGTTCATATTATTGACACCTAGAACCTGCAACTGCTGTGGTTTAGTCTAACTTGGAATAGATGCACTTACTGCAGGGAAGCCACCATAATCCCCAGGAACACTGATATCCTTCGTAACACAACTATTAGCAGCTAGTCGAACCTGTAAATCAAGATTTTTTCATCATGTCAGTAAATGGAGATTTAGCtattattatataataattatcGCTGCACAACTGCTCTGCAGCCAACAAAAATCAGCATGCTGATTTGGAGGGGAAATCTATCAGTAAATGATTAAAAACTAATCAGCAACAGAATATAAATACCTTGGATACAATCGAGACATGATCACGCACAGCCACCCTTCCACCAAAAGTTACATAGTCTCCCACACTATAAGATTTTTAATCATATCATATTCAAAACTTGTATAAGCACAGCAATTCCGGGGCGGAAGTCAAAAGTAGAACTGACAGAATGTTCTTGGTTGAAATAATAGATGAAGTAAAATTAAGGATAACATACGTTACAGAACCCGCTATCCCAACTTGTCCGCATAGCATGCAATTCTTCCCGATTACTACATTGTGGCCTATCTACAAAACAAATTCACCCAAAGATAGATCTGAATCCAGGAATGCACATTGTCAGCAACGCACGAAACGTGTGCATATGTTCATACCTGAACTAAATTATCAATTTTTGAATAATCCCCCACTGCAGTATCTCTCCAACTGTGTTGCCAGAATAATAACAATTTAGGGGGTCAGCACTAATGAGAATCATATGGAAAATTTTAAAGGCAATAGACGCTCACCTGCCCCTGTCAATGCATGAATTGGCACCTATTTCAACATGGTTCCCAATCCTCACTTTCAACGTCTTAAAAGATGAAGCCAAAAacattaaaatatattaaaataacaGAACAGTGTCTGTTCACCAAATGTAAATTTGAGACACATTTAGAAAAGAAGGAAATTTAAgtacaaaataattttatttcacaaatataGTAAAAGCCTACAAGGGATGAGGTGAAAGAACCATAGTGTGACCAAATTAACATCAAGAACGGAACTGCACAACTGATTCAAATTTTATTAACCTGAGGCTTTTTCACCATGTTCCCATCTTCGTCCACATAAAACCCAAATCCTGTCAGAGAATATCGATTAACATGTACGGTTAAAGAGTTGAGAATGAAATTAGTTGAGGCCTTGCTTTCAATTAAAAGCTTGTCACAGACTGGCCTAATTATGAAATAATTCACAGACTGGCCTAATTATGAAATAATGGCATAAGTTTGACAAATACTATTTATGTAATGCTTAGGTTGTTTCTTAATAATATAAACAAAATCTTAAATACTCATGTCCATACCATCTTGACCAATGCAGACTCCATTGTGGATAACACATGAATCACCAACTGTGCAATTTGTAAGTGCGACATTATACCTAAGAATTGCATCAATAACATAATTGAGTCACTAAATATACAGAAACATCATCGGTCCATATATATTCAGATCATGTGCATGTGGAAGAAAATGACACATAAAGGGAACAAATTCATATTTTTGACAATCAAAAGATGAATTGAAGCTATATTTTACATTTTAGGTCTTGCCAAAAAGTCAAGTGTGGGTGACTCTGAGGGGATTTGCAGGAGGGTATGGCATGGTATATGCCTACTGAGATTTTGAACTGGAAATAAGAATTGTGTGATGCTTTTTTGTTGCAGATTAGATGCCTTTTTATCACTATAATGTAAATAAAGGCAATATATTCTAAAACAATGGAAGTCCAAGCAATGAAACAAATTTCTATTCAACAGACGTCAAGATTAATTCCAATATGATGCAACAGAAAAAGTACTATAGCAAAGACAGCAATTCAAATATATCGACCAATTATACCCTATTGTTGTCGATTGTCCAATTGAGACTTCAGGTCCAATAATAGCTCCAGATCCAATATGAACATTTGCAGATACGTGAGATCTTGGATGGATAAATGCACCAAGCTCTACATGTGCTGTTGGATCAATGTAAGCTGACTTGTGAAAAGTCCCGCCCCCATTATGGCATTTTTTATAAACTTCATGATCCCTGCCAGCATCATCCTCTAATACTGTATCAAGATAGTGCAACTGAGAAGCCAATTTAGAGAACTGCAATAGTACTCTTTAATATGATCTACATGCGGGAAGCTGGACTGTTTACCTGTCTTTACAGCATAATCAAAATTTACTTGTTCAGTTTCCTTACAAAAATCCTCTATCGTATCAATTTAACAAAAGTAGCTAGGTGCCCCCCCCCATATCAGTCCTCTACCTTATTTATCCTTCCTCTACTTTATCAATTTAACAAAATTTCGCTGAGTGCTAAAAATAAACCATTTTCACCATCACTACGATCTTCTTTAGTAGCAAATTTCTTCTCAAAATACTAAATAATTATGATAAATTATACATATAAAGTATATACAATgcaaagaaaaagaaaagataATCCCGTAAAATATAAATTCAGAACAGCATCTCGAATACAATTTCTCACTTGAATGTAAACCAGTACCACTAAATTAACATCAAGAATGCATTTTAATGTGAGACACGCAAGAGTAATTGTTCCGCATTATGTTCTGCATAAATTATTCTGCAAATTTTAGAAGTGCATTACAAATATTTTTGTGAAAAAATTTAGAAGCGCGACCTGGTTCTCAGACATGTTGTATGCATGCAGAGAAAGACTTGATAAAATCAGACAcaatgtaaattattattaacTCTCTAACAGTCAATTTCACAAACATGTGAAGTGCATATCTATTTTACATATAGAAAGAAGATAGTTAAGATTGCTGACCTGGACTAACAGAGCCTGAAAAGGACGGCTGATGATGATGATTAGGCAGTGTAGAACAATTCAAAGTTCTAACAAATAAAGAATGGCGATTCCTAAGAATAAAGTTGTATGAGGTTAATCTTCCTAGAAGTGTCATTTATAATTTTCGAAATACTTTGATTTTTTTATTTCGAACGGAAGGTCGATTGTACTCGTTAATTCCTGTCACAAAATTCACATGTGCAAGCATGGTTGTAACTTGTAATCAGCGGCCGGGAGCAAGGGAGGCGTAGCAGTTTAATATTTTCCGTTATATTAAGCAAAATTtcgaaaatatgatttttttaacATAATTTTTCATTTTTCATATAATTTTTCTTTTGAACTATTTAACTATATTTTCCATTTTTTGGTCGaaattatgtatttattttcTGAAAGAGACCATAATTCTAATATTGCCATTTCATGCATTAACATGTGCATTGGTAAAAAAATTAAGGGTGGTTTAATTACCCCGCTTAGTATCGGTATCGGGTAATGAACCTTAGTATCATA
This window contains:
- the LOC141672033 gene encoding putative UDP-3-O-acylglucosamine N-acyltransferase 2, mitochondrial encodes the protein MTLLGRLTSYNFILRNRHSLFVRTLNCSTLPNHHHQPSFSGSVSPVLEDDAGRDHEVYKKCHNGGGTFHKSAYIDPTAHVELGAFIHPRSHVSANVHIGSGAIIGPEVSIGQSTTIGYNVALTNCTVGDSCVIHNGVCIGQDGFGFYVDEDGNMVKKPQTLKVRIGNHVEIGANSCIDRGSWRDTAVGDYSKIDNLVQIGHNVVIGKNCMLCGQVGIAGSVTVGDYVTFGGRVAVRDHVSIVSKVRLAANSCVTKDISVPGDYGGFPAVPIHEWRRHLAGHRRNSK